One genomic region from Amycolatopsis sp. FBCC-B4732 encodes:
- a CDS encoding Lrp/AsnC family transcriptional regulator — protein MAHGGLPGRTAPALDDVDRAMLAELSADGRLAVRALAEKLHISRTNAYARLERLMAEGVITGFGARIDPRRAGLGTSAYIMVTVEQTSWRTMATDLHEIPYVDHVALVGGDFDILLLVRTPDNQTLRDVVLERLQALEGVRSTRTWLIFEELPGSVLS, from the coding sequence CTGGCTCACGGCGGCCTTCCGGGACGAACGGCCCCGGCGCTGGACGACGTCGACCGCGCGATGCTGGCGGAGCTGTCGGCCGACGGCCGGCTGGCGGTGCGGGCGCTGGCGGAGAAGCTGCACATTTCGCGCACGAACGCTTACGCACGGTTGGAAAGACTGATGGCGGAGGGGGTGATCACGGGCTTCGGCGCCCGGATCGACCCGCGCCGGGCGGGGCTGGGGACGTCGGCGTACATCATGGTGACGGTCGAGCAGACGTCGTGGCGGACGATGGCGACGGATCTGCACGAGATCCCGTACGTGGACCACGTGGCGCTGGTGGGCGGGGACTTCGACATCCTGTTGCTGGTGCGGACACCGGACAACCAGACGCTGCGGGACGTGGTGCTGGAGCGGCTGCAGGCGCTGGAGGGGGTGCGCTCGACGCGGACGTGGCTGATCTTCGAGGAACTTCCCGGGTCGGTGCTGAGCTGA
- the pdhA gene encoding pyruvate dehydrogenase (acetyl-transferring) E1 component subunit alpha, translating into MSVKTLLPSATPVRFLAEDGSRVELHEGYAEPAEDRLKAAYRLMVLGRRFDVQATALTKQGRLAVYPSSAGQEACQVAAALTLSEQDWLFPTYRDSVALIARGLQPGEVLTLLRGDAHCGYDPAETRVAPQCTPLATQTLHAAGLAHAMQRRGEDAVALALIGDGATSEGDFHEALNFAAVFKAPAVFFVQNNRYAISVPFEKQSAAEALAYKGIGYGMRAEQVDGNDAVAVLAVLDDAVRHAREGKGPVLVEAHTYRIDAHTNADDATRYREAGEVEKWREADPLRRLETYLKGRNALSENEIELCHAEAEEFAQTVRDTLNAEPELDPLSLFDHVYAEPTRQLAAQRAALEAELEA; encoded by the coding sequence GTGTCCGTGAAGACCTTGTTGCCGTCCGCGACCCCGGTGCGGTTCCTGGCCGAGGACGGGAGCCGCGTCGAGCTGCACGAGGGGTACGCCGAGCCCGCCGAAGACCGGCTGAAAGCGGCCTACCGGCTGATGGTCCTGGGGCGCCGGTTCGACGTCCAGGCCACCGCGCTCACCAAGCAGGGCCGGCTCGCCGTCTACCCCTCCAGCGCCGGCCAGGAAGCCTGCCAGGTCGCCGCCGCGCTCACGCTGAGCGAGCAGGACTGGCTCTTCCCCACCTACCGGGACTCGGTCGCCCTCATCGCGCGCGGCCTCCAGCCCGGCGAAGTCCTGACGCTGCTTCGCGGCGACGCGCACTGCGGCTACGACCCGGCCGAGACGCGCGTAGCGCCGCAGTGCACTCCGCTCGCCACGCAGACCCTGCACGCCGCCGGGCTCGCGCACGCGATGCAGCGCCGCGGCGAGGACGCCGTCGCGCTCGCGCTCATCGGGGACGGCGCCACCAGTGAGGGAGATTTCCACGAGGCGCTCAACTTCGCCGCCGTCTTCAAGGCGCCCGCGGTGTTCTTCGTGCAGAACAACCGCTACGCCATCTCCGTCCCCTTCGAGAAGCAGAGCGCCGCGGAAGCGTTGGCGTACAAGGGCATCGGCTACGGCATGCGCGCGGAGCAGGTCGACGGCAACGACGCCGTCGCGGTCCTCGCCGTCCTCGACGACGCCGTGAGGCACGCCCGCGAAGGCAAGGGCCCGGTGCTCGTCGAGGCGCACACCTACCGCATCGACGCCCACACCAACGCCGACGACGCCACCCGCTACCGCGAAGCCGGCGAAGTCGAGAAGTGGCGCGAAGCGGACCCGCTGCGGCGGCTCGAGACGTACCTCAAGGGCCGGAACGCCTTGAGCGAGAACGAAATCGAGCTCTGCCACGCCGAAGCCGAAGAGTTCGCCCAGACCGTCCGCGACACCCTGAACGCCGAGCCCGAGCTCGACCCGCTGTCGCTGTTCGACCACGTCTACGCCGAACCGACCCGCCAGCTGGCGGCCCAGCGGGCGGCGCTCGAAGCCGAGCTGGAGGCCTGA
- a CDS encoding alpha-ketoacid dehydrogenase subunit beta: MTTTMAQALNAALRDALKDDDRVLVFGEDVGALGGVFRVTDGITADFGESRCFDTPLAESGIVGFAVGMAMGGFRPVVEMQFDAFAYPAFEQITSHVAKLRNRTRGALSLPMVIRIPYAGGIGGVEHHCDSSEAYYTHTPGLRVVTPGTAQDAYDLLRDAIESPDPVVFLEPKARYWSGEEVSFARKSPPMDKAVVRRHGKDVTLIAYGPMVATALETAEAAKDEGWDVEVVDLRSLSPFDDETVTASVRRTGRAVVVHEAAGFGGYGAEVVARVTEQCFHQLHAPVLRVTGLDIPYPAPKLERHTLPDVDRILDTVARLQWNDTPVVAGA; this comes from the coding sequence ATGACGACGACGATGGCGCAGGCGCTCAACGCCGCCCTGCGGGACGCGCTCAAGGACGACGACCGGGTGCTCGTGTTCGGCGAGGACGTCGGCGCGCTCGGCGGGGTCTTCCGGGTCACCGACGGGATCACCGCCGACTTCGGCGAGAGCCGCTGCTTCGACACGCCGCTCGCCGAGTCCGGGATCGTCGGGTTCGCCGTCGGGATGGCCATGGGCGGGTTCCGCCCGGTCGTCGAGATGCAGTTCGACGCCTTCGCCTACCCCGCCTTCGAGCAGATCACGTCGCACGTGGCGAAGCTGCGCAACCGCACCCGCGGCGCGCTCTCGCTGCCGATGGTCATCCGGATCCCCTACGCCGGCGGCATCGGCGGCGTCGAGCACCACTGCGACTCCAGCGAGGCCTACTACACGCACACGCCGGGCCTGCGCGTCGTCACGCCGGGCACCGCGCAGGACGCCTACGACCTGCTCCGCGACGCCATCGAGTCGCCGGACCCGGTCGTGTTCCTCGAACCCAAGGCGCGCTACTGGTCCGGCGAAGAGGTTTCGTTCGCCCGGAAGAGCCCGCCCATGGACAAGGCCGTGGTGCGCCGCCACGGCAAGGACGTCACGCTCATCGCGTACGGCCCGATGGTCGCCACCGCGCTGGAAACCGCGGAGGCCGCGAAGGACGAGGGCTGGGACGTCGAGGTCGTCGACCTGCGCTCGCTCTCGCCGTTCGACGACGAGACCGTGACGGCGTCGGTGCGCCGCACCGGCCGCGCGGTGGTCGTGCACGAGGCCGCGGGCTTCGGCGGCTACGGCGCCGAGGTCGTCGCGCGCGTCACCGAACAGTGCTTCCACCAGCTGCACGCGCCCGTCCTGCGGGTGACCGGGCTCGACATCCCCTACCCGGCGCCGAAGCTGGAGCGGCACACGCTGCCCGACGTCGACCGGATCCTCGACACCGTCGCGCGCCTGCAGTGGAACGACACCCCGGTGGTGGCCGGTGCCTGA
- a CDS encoding dihydrolipoamide acetyltransferase family protein, protein MPDFLLPDLGEGLTEAAILTWHVNVGDTVKVDQIVVEVETAKAAVEVPVPFAGVVSALHGTPGQLLPVGAPLLSVGGFAEPGVTTSAGSGNVLIGYGTAPSTRRKRVRRPEAPAPKAKAPGVISPFVRKLAADNGLDLAKVTASGADGIIRRADVEAALKKPVAKGKRIPLTGVRKAVADKLTTSRREIPEATVWVDVDATGLVAARAALNAGTDRPVSLLGLIARFAVAGLRKYPELNSRVEGDEIVVLDEIHLGFAAQTDRGLVVPVVRDAGALSTRDLSAAIGDRARTARDGKLAPADLTGGTFTVNNYGVFGVDGSAAIINHPEAAILGIGRIIDRPWVVDGALAVRKVCELTLAFDHRVCDGGTAGGFLRFVADCVESPVTALGDL, encoded by the coding sequence GTGCCTGACTTCCTGCTGCCGGACCTCGGCGAAGGCCTGACCGAGGCGGCCATCCTCACCTGGCACGTCAACGTGGGCGACACGGTGAAGGTCGACCAGATCGTCGTCGAGGTCGAGACGGCGAAGGCCGCGGTCGAGGTGCCGGTGCCGTTCGCCGGCGTGGTGTCCGCGCTGCACGGCACGCCGGGGCAGCTGCTGCCGGTCGGCGCGCCGCTGCTGAGCGTCGGCGGGTTCGCCGAGCCCGGCGTCACGACCTCCGCCGGCAGCGGCAACGTCCTCATCGGCTACGGCACCGCGCCGTCGACGCGGCGCAAGCGCGTGCGGCGTCCCGAAGCACCCGCCCCGAAGGCCAAGGCGCCCGGCGTCATCTCGCCGTTCGTCCGGAAGCTGGCCGCCGACAACGGGCTCGACCTCGCGAAGGTCACCGCCTCCGGCGCGGACGGCATCATCCGCCGCGCGGACGTCGAGGCGGCGCTGAAGAAGCCCGTCGCGAAGGGGAAGCGGATCCCGCTGACCGGCGTGCGCAAGGCCGTCGCCGACAAGCTGACGACGTCCCGGCGCGAGATCCCGGAGGCCACGGTCTGGGTCGACGTCGACGCGACCGGGCTGGTCGCCGCGCGGGCGGCCCTCAACGCCGGGACGGACCGGCCGGTGAGCCTGCTCGGGCTGATCGCGCGGTTCGCCGTCGCCGGGCTGCGCAAGTACCCGGAGCTGAACTCGCGCGTCGAGGGCGACGAGATCGTCGTGCTGGACGAGATCCACCTCGGGTTCGCCGCGCAGACCGACCGCGGGCTCGTCGTGCCGGTGGTGCGCGACGCCGGCGCGCTGTCCACCCGCGACCTTTCGGCGGCGATCGGCGACCGCGCCCGCACCGCGCGGGACGGGAAGCTGGCCCCCGCGGACCTGACCGGCGGCACCTTCACCGTCAACAACTACGGCGTCTTCGGCGTCGACGGCTCGGCCGCGATCATCAACCACCCCGAGGCCGCGATCCTCGGCATCGGCCGGATCATCGACCGGCCGTGGGTGGTCGACGGCGCGCTGGCGGTGCGGAAGGTCTGCGAGCTGACGCTGGCCTTCGACCACCGCGTGTGCGACGGCGGCACGGCGGGCGGGTTCCTGCGGTTCGTCGCCGACTGCGTGGAGTCACCCGTCACCGCCCTCGGTGATTTGTAG
- a CDS encoding putative immunity protein, translated as MELTLDELRALTGWAAACAARVLPLYEARVPGDDRPRAAIGAARAFAAGAARTKLLRTTAWAALAAAGETTDPVASSAARAAVAAAGAAYLHPLESPHQVKHIVGPAQHAASARELAGGDAEAELRWALAQAPPEVPELLRRFPPGKPGRTRLGELHRQLETALRVTGG; from the coding sequence ATGGAGCTGACCCTCGACGAACTCCGCGCGCTGACGGGCTGGGCCGCGGCCTGCGCCGCGCGGGTCCTGCCGCTGTACGAGGCCCGCGTCCCCGGCGACGACCGCCCCCGCGCGGCGATCGGCGCGGCGCGGGCGTTCGCCGCCGGAGCCGCCCGCACGAAACTGCTGCGCACGACGGCCTGGGCCGCACTGGCGGCGGCGGGCGAGACCACCGATCCGGTCGCGTCTTCCGCCGCCCGGGCCGCGGTGGCCGCGGCCGGAGCGGCGTACCTGCACCCGCTGGAGTCACCGCACCAGGTGAAGCACATCGTCGGCCCGGCTCAGCACGCCGCGTCGGCCCGCGAGCTGGCGGGCGGCGACGCGGAGGCAGAGCTCCGCTGGGCCCTCGCCCAGGCCCCGCCGGAGGTCCCCGAACTGCTGCGCCGCTTCCCACCCGGCAAGCCGGGCCGCACCCGCCTCGGCGAACTGCACCGGCAGCTGGAGACGGCCCTGCGCGTCACCGGGGGCTGA
- a CDS encoding response regulator transcription factor, translated as MAVVGKPEVPPGAHRRLVDALHEVYLRAGAPGVRVIAQQGGVSRDTAHRVLASAALPTWPALEAVVSALDGDIGRFRALWAEARRPQGPLAAEPPAEPVADASFPVRLVIVEDHPLYLHAIVQLMHSAGHTVVGTAGSGEEAVSVALDTRPDLILMDHGLRGMTGIDAAARIRSADPAIRVLIVTAWATAELTLEALRAGAQGVLSKDADADAIVRAIETVVRGEVAVPAEFAAVPVIAAERQAAQHQLTPQELRVLQAVAEGLTDDEIADRLSLSLRTVRRFLELIRGKTGERRRAGLVRLAVESGLVRPRPGAGGLGGAGG; from the coding sequence GTGGCGGTGGTCGGCAAGCCGGAAGTGCCGCCAGGGGCACACCGGCGGCTCGTCGACGCACTCCACGAGGTGTACCTGCGCGCGGGAGCGCCCGGCGTGCGCGTGATCGCGCAGCAGGGCGGGGTCAGCCGGGACACCGCCCACCGCGTGCTGGCGAGCGCGGCCCTGCCGACCTGGCCGGCGCTGGAAGCCGTGGTGTCGGCGCTCGACGGCGACATCGGCCGGTTTCGCGCGCTCTGGGCCGAAGCCCGGCGACCGCAGGGGCCGTTGGCGGCCGAGCCGCCCGCGGAGCCGGTCGCCGACGCGAGTTTCCCGGTGCGACTGGTGATCGTCGAAGACCACCCGCTCTACCTGCACGCGATCGTGCAGCTGATGCACTCCGCCGGGCACACGGTCGTGGGCACGGCCGGCAGCGGCGAGGAAGCCGTCTCCGTGGCCCTGGACACGCGGCCCGACCTCATCCTGATGGACCACGGCCTGCGCGGGATGACGGGCATCGACGCGGCCGCGCGGATCCGGTCGGCCGATCCGGCCATCCGGGTGCTGATCGTCACCGCCTGGGCGACCGCCGAACTCACGCTGGAGGCGTTGCGGGCGGGGGCGCAGGGGGTGCTGAGCAAGGACGCGGACGCCGACGCGATAGTCCGAGCGATCGAGACCGTGGTCCGCGGGGAAGTCGCGGTGCCCGCCGAGTTCGCCGCGGTGCCGGTGATCGCGGCGGAACGCCAGGCCGCGCAGCATCAGCTGACCCCACAGGAGTTGCGGGTCCTGCAGGCCGTGGCGGAAGGGCTCACGGATGACGAAATCGCCGACCGGCTCTCGCTGAGCTTGCGCACGGTGCGGCGCTTCCTCGAGCTGATCCGCGGCAAAACCGGCGAGCGCCGTCGCGCGGGGCTGGTGCGGCTCGCCGTCGAGAGCGGGTTGGTCAGACCGCGGCCGGGCGCCGGAGGGCTTGGCGGCGCAGGCGGTTGA
- a CDS encoding NAD(P)/FAD-dependent oxidoreductase — protein MKRVAVVGASLAGVRAAQELRAQGYDGGIVLIGEERHLPYDRPPLSKAFLAGTASPASLELLDAGDLASLALDFRLGVRATALEPSNRRVLLSDGGSVHADGVVIATGGRARTLPGFEGAFVLRTLDDAVALRAALVPGVRVVVVGAGFIGAEVASTCRSLGLDVVVVEALPAPLAPVLGPELAAVCARLHRDHGTDLRCGVAVAGMSEAGVHLADGSLIPADVVVTGVGMAPATDWLAGSGLPVGNGVHTDAGLATSLPAVVAVGDVARYHADGAGRRHEHWTNASEQAPVAVANLLAGRTTRTYEPSGYVWSDQYSGTLQLAGHPRPDDTLSFVDGDPASSSFVATFQRDGATVGVFALNNAKLFNRLRRQALRRPAAV, from the coding sequence GTGAAGCGGGTCGCCGTCGTCGGTGCCTCGCTCGCCGGGGTCCGCGCCGCGCAGGAGCTGCGCGCGCAGGGTTACGACGGCGGGATCGTGCTGATCGGTGAGGAGCGGCACCTGCCCTACGACCGGCCGCCGCTGTCCAAGGCGTTCCTGGCCGGGACCGCTTCGCCCGCTTCCCTGGAACTGCTCGACGCGGGCGACCTCGCGTCCCTGGCCCTGGACTTCCGGCTCGGCGTGCGGGCGACGGCACTGGAGCCGTCGAACCGCCGGGTCCTGCTGTCGGACGGCGGATCGGTGCACGCGGACGGCGTCGTCATCGCCACCGGCGGCCGGGCGCGCACGCTGCCGGGCTTCGAGGGCGCTTTCGTGTTGCGGACGCTCGACGACGCCGTCGCCCTGCGCGCGGCGCTGGTGCCCGGGGTCCGCGTGGTCGTCGTCGGGGCCGGGTTCATCGGGGCCGAAGTGGCTTCGACGTGCCGCTCCCTCGGTCTCGACGTCGTCGTCGTGGAAGCTCTGCCCGCTCCGCTGGCCCCGGTGCTGGGCCCGGAACTGGCGGCGGTGTGCGCGCGGCTGCACCGCGACCACGGCACGGACCTGCGCTGCGGCGTCGCGGTGGCGGGCATGTCCGAGGCGGGCGTCCACCTGGCCGACGGTTCGCTGATCCCGGCCGACGTGGTCGTCACCGGCGTCGGCATGGCCCCGGCGACGGACTGGCTGGCGGGCTCGGGGTTGCCGGTCGGCAACGGCGTCCACACGGACGCGGGGCTGGCGACGTCGCTGCCGGCCGTGGTCGCGGTCGGCGACGTCGCCCGTTACCACGCCGACGGCGCCGGACGGCGGCACGAGCACTGGACGAACGCGTCGGAGCAGGCCCCGGTCGCGGTGGCGAACCTGCTGGCCGGGCGGACCACGCGGACGTACGAGCCGAGCGGCTACGTCTGGTCGGACCAGTACTCGGGGACGCTGCAGCTGGCCGGGCACCCGCGCCCGGACGACACGCTCTCGTTCGTCGACGGCGACCCGGCGTCCTCGTCGTTCGTGGCGACGTTCCAGCGCGACGGCGCGACGGTCGGGGTGTTCGCGCTGAACAACGCGAAGCTGTTCAACCGCCTGCGCCGCCAAGCCCTCCGGCGCCCGGCCGCGGTCTGA
- a CDS encoding bifunctional 3-phenylpropionate/cinnamic acid dioxygenase ferredoxin subunit, translating into MIRACTVDELPPGESVRIAGAPAIAVFHTEAGELYAIDDTCTHQDASLADGWLEGCFVECPLHAAMFDLRTGMPTCLPAKVPVRTYPVLVDDGVVYVQGVAGEDAA; encoded by the coding sequence ATGATTCGCGCATGCACGGTGGACGAGCTGCCCCCCGGTGAGTCCGTCCGGATCGCCGGGGCTCCCGCCATCGCGGTGTTCCACACCGAAGCCGGGGAGCTGTACGCCATCGACGACACGTGCACCCACCAGGACGCCTCCCTGGCCGACGGCTGGCTCGAGGGCTGCTTCGTCGAATGCCCGCTGCACGCGGCGATGTTCGACCTGCGCACGGGCATGCCGACCTGCCTGCCGGCGAAGGTCCCGGTGCGCACCTACCCCGTCCTCGTCGACGACGGCGTCGTCTACGTCCAGGGCGTGGCCGGCGAGGACGCCGCGTGA